In Struthio camelus isolate bStrCam1 chromosome 4, bStrCam1.hap1, whole genome shotgun sequence, a genomic segment contains:
- the HPGDS gene encoding hematopoietic prostaglandin D synthase isoform X2, which translates to MPHYKLTYFNLRGRAEISRYLFAYSGKNYEDHRIEPADWPKIKPTIPFGKTPVLEVDGVIIHQSLAIARYLARETGLAGQTPVEQALADAIVDTIDDFMVLFPWTEKNQDVRKQAFNEIFTNQAPELLKHLDTFLGDNNWLVGKSVTWADFYWDVCSTTLLSCKPDLADSYPRLLALRDRVQALPAIAAWIEKRPKTIM; encoded by the exons ATGCCACATTACAAGTTGACATACTTCAATCTGAGAGGAAGAGCAGAAATCAGCCGCTACCTGTTTGCCTATTCAGGCAAGAATTATGAAGACCACCGGATAGAACCGGCAGACTGGCCCAAAATCAAACCAA CTATCCCATTCGGCAAAACCCCCGTTCTGGAAGTAGATGGAGTTATCATTCACCAAAGCCTGGCGATAGCAAGATACCTTGCCAGAGAAACAG GTCTGGCAGGTCAGACTCCTGTGGAACAGGCTCTAGCTGATGCCATTGTGGACACCATAGATGATTTCATGGTGCTGTTCCCTTGGACAGAGAAAAACCAGGATGTGAGA AAACAAGCATTTAATGAGATCTTCACCAACCAAGCACCGGAGTTACTGAAACACCTGGATACTTTCTTAGGGGATAACAACTGGCTGGTAGGAAAATCC GTAACATGGGCTGATTTCTACTGGGATGTGTGCAGTACGACACTCCTGTCCTGCAAACCTGACCTGGCAGACAGCTACCCCAGGCTTTTAGCTCTCAGAGACAGAGTGCAAGCGCTTCCTGCTATCGCGGCCTGGATCGAGAAAAGACCAAAGACAATTATGTAA